The Shewanella japonica genome has a window encoding:
- a CDS encoding manganese-dependent inorganic pyrophosphatase, whose protein sequence is MAMYVVGHKIPDSDSICGAIALAYLKNQIDEPAIAARLGELSPETAYILDRFGFEAPEFKESYAGEEVYIVDHSELTQAPDDIAKATIVGIVDHHKLGDLTTSTPLECWIRPVGCSNTVIKMMYDFYQVEIPANIAGIMMCAILSDTVIFKSPTCTTADIRCVEALAEIAGIEDYKAVGMEMFKVKSAVDGTPARDLVMRDFKDFNMNGNLVGIGQLEVIDLSVFDDIKAELEADIAALKAEGNRHSVLLLLTDIMKEGSEMLVVSDDTSIVEKAYGKTLADNKVWLDGVLSRKKQVVPPLQDAFA, encoded by the coding sequence ATGGCAATGTATGTAGTGGGTCACAAGATCCCAGATTCAGATTCAATCTGCGGTGCAATCGCACTAGCTTACTTAAAAAATCAAATCGATGAGCCTGCAATTGCAGCCCGTCTTGGTGAGCTTTCACCGGAAACGGCTTACATCCTTGATAGATTTGGCTTTGAAGCGCCAGAGTTCAAAGAAAGCTATGCAGGTGAAGAAGTTTACATCGTTGATCACTCTGAGCTTACCCAAGCACCAGATGATATCGCCAAAGCGACCATTGTCGGTATTGTTGATCATCACAAATTAGGTGACTTAACCACATCAACACCGCTTGAATGTTGGATCCGCCCAGTGGGCTGTTCAAACACGGTCATCAAGATGATGTATGACTTCTATCAAGTTGAGATTCCAGCCAATATCGCTGGCATCATGATGTGCGCAATTTTAAGCGACACTGTTATCTTTAAATCACCAACTTGCACCACGGCAGACATCCGCTGTGTTGAAGCATTAGCGGAAATCGCGGGTATTGAAGATTACAAAGCTGTGGGCATGGAAATGTTCAAAGTGAAATCAGCAGTCGATGGTACTCCAGCGCGCGACCTTGTTATGCGTGACTTTAAAGACTTCAACATGAACGGTAATCTTGTTGGTATTGGCCAATTAGAAGTCATCGATTTATCAGTATTTGATGATATCAAAGCCGAGTTAGAAGCCGATATTGCTGCACTTAAAGCTGAAGGCAACCGTCATAGCGTATTACTACTGCTAACCGATATCATGAAAGAAGGCTCTGAAATGTTAGTCGTGTCAGATGACACTAGCATTGTTGAAAAAGCTTACGGTAAAACTTTAGCAGACAACAAAGTTTGGTTAGATGGCGTACTAAGCCGTAAAAAACAAGTTGTACCGCCGTTACAAGATGCATTTGCTTAA
- a CDS encoding protein tyrosine phosphatase family protein → MYQFISQATLSKFGVNALKMTTLIAMVSLALINPVAAEIDPSQLDDIKAIKINNTQVITAGLPKAEEFKTLQQAGVEVVINLIPKNNPNYLAQESQLVTDLGMKYENIEVDWQQPTIEDVEQFFMVMDSHNDKSILVHCAANYRASAFYYLYLATQGIDVSGQMLDDTLSPWGDLQQSFVKYPQWQQLIEDVKHKYSPQ, encoded by the coding sequence ATGTATCAGTTTATATCGCAAGCTACACTCAGCAAATTTGGAGTTAATGCCTTAAAAATGACAACGCTAATAGCTATGGTTTCGCTGGCATTAATTAATCCCGTTGCGGCTGAGATAGATCCAAGCCAGCTAGATGATATTAAAGCGATTAAAATTAATAATACGCAAGTTATCACTGCCGGATTACCTAAGGCTGAGGAATTTAAAACCTTGCAACAAGCGGGAGTGGAAGTTGTCATCAATTTGATCCCTAAGAATAATCCCAATTATTTAGCGCAAGAATCTCAATTGGTCACAGATCTAGGAATGAAGTACGAAAATATTGAAGTAGACTGGCAACAGCCCACCATCGAGGATGTTGAGCAATTCTTTATGGTGATGGACAGCCATAACGATAAATCTATTTTAGTGCACTGTGCGGCAAATTACCGTGCATCAGCATTCTATTACTTGTATCTTGCCACACAAGGTATCGATGTATCAGGGCAAATGTTAGACGACACCCTATCTCCTTGGGGAGACTTACAACAAAGCTTTGTCAAATACCCTCAGTGGCAACAACTGATTGAAGATGTAAAACACAAGTACAGCCCACAATAA
- a CDS encoding sugar porter family MFS transporter produces MKTAEQQEENTLFVILVSCVATIGGFLFGFDSGVINGTVDGLRSAFDSDSMGTGFNVASMLLGCAVGAFFAARLADKYGRRATLITAAILFIVSAWGSGIADSSMAFIVYRILGGLAVGAASVMTPAYIAEVAPARYRGALATVQQIAIITGLFAAFVSNYFLAQTAGSSTDSFWLGYDAWRWMFWIELVPAGVFFVALFFIPESPRFLVTVGRKDQAMTVLTKLYGSTVAKTKFMEIQQSLVSDHQPKLADLIDKHSGKVRSIVWVGIGLATFQQLVGINVVFYYGAVLWQAVGFSESDALLINIISGAVSIAACVITISLIDKVGRKPFLMIGSIGMAVTLALMVFAFASAQVDINGDLDLGELGTLALIAANGYVFFFNLSWGPVMWVMLGEMFPNQIRGSGLAVAGLAQWGTNFAITMTFPIMLASVGLVGAYGFYCICAVLSIVFVAKYVYETKGRELEQMQG; encoded by the coding sequence TTGAAAACAGCAGAACAACAAGAAGAAAATACCCTGTTTGTGATTCTAGTCAGTTGTGTGGCTACCATAGGTGGTTTCCTGTTTGGATTTGATAGTGGTGTGATTAATGGCACTGTTGATGGGTTAAGGTCGGCGTTTGACTCAGACAGTATGGGAACGGGCTTTAATGTGGCGTCAATGCTATTGGGCTGTGCGGTAGGGGCATTTTTTGCCGCGCGTTTAGCGGATAAATATGGACGACGAGCCACACTGATTACAGCTGCAATCTTATTTATTGTTAGCGCTTGGGGATCAGGTATTGCTGACAGCTCTATGGCATTTATTGTCTACCGTATCTTGGGTGGTTTAGCTGTTGGCGCAGCTTCGGTTATGACACCTGCATATATTGCTGAAGTTGCCCCTGCACGTTATCGTGGGGCACTGGCGACTGTGCAACAAATTGCCATCATCACAGGGTTATTTGCTGCGTTTGTTAGTAATTACTTTTTAGCACAAACCGCTGGTTCGTCGACGGACAGTTTTTGGCTGGGGTATGATGCGTGGCGATGGATGTTTTGGATAGAGTTGGTGCCAGCAGGTGTGTTTTTTGTGGCATTATTTTTTATTCCTGAAAGCCCACGTTTTTTAGTGACAGTTGGACGTAAAGATCAAGCGATGACGGTCTTAACTAAGCTATACGGTAGCACTGTCGCTAAAACCAAATTCATGGAGATTCAACAATCTTTAGTCTCTGATCATCAACCTAAACTGGCAGACCTTATTGATAAGCACTCTGGCAAAGTGCGAAGTATTGTTTGGGTAGGGATTGGATTAGCCACTTTTCAACAGTTAGTGGGCATTAATGTGGTGTTTTATTATGGCGCCGTGTTGTGGCAAGCGGTTGGTTTTTCGGAATCTGATGCACTGTTGATTAATATTATTAGCGGTGCGGTCAGTATTGCAGCCTGCGTGATAACGATAAGTTTGATCGATAAAGTGGGTCGTAAACCATTTTTAATGATTGGTTCTATTGGAATGGCTGTGACTTTAGCCTTGATGGTCTTTGCTTTCGCATCGGCACAGGTCGATATCAATGGCGATTTGGACCTCGGTGAATTAGGCACATTGGCGTTAATTGCCGCAAATGGTTACGTGTTCTTTTTCAACTTGTCTTGGGGCCCTGTAATGTGGGTGATGTTAGGGGAAATGTTCCCAAATCAAATCCGAGGCTCGGGCCTTGCGGTTGCTGGGCTTGCGCAGTGGGGCACTAACTTTGCTATTACTATGACCTTTCCGATTATGCTGGCATCAGTGGGCTTAGTGGGTGCTTATGGTTTCTACTGTATTTGTGCTGTGCTATCGATTGTGTTTGTTGCGAAGTATGTATACGAAACAAAAGGTCGAGAATTAGAGCAAATGCAGGGATAA
- a CDS encoding YhcH/YjgK/YiaL family protein: MVVDSLAHHSLYHGLSPRLAKALTHLAETDFTQIEVGTYPLDGKDIFVIVNDYLTQPKETEPFEVHQQYIDVQFVVSGEEEFGYLPLANQTPLAPYHQEHDFTEFDYESNKEDAAFIPLKAGMFALFFPGDMHMPGTLDTEVPVRKVVIKVKI, encoded by the coding sequence ATGGTTGTCGACAGCCTTGCTCATCACTCGCTATATCACGGCTTAAGTCCAAGATTAGCAAAAGCCTTAACCCATTTAGCAGAAACAGACTTTACTCAAATTGAAGTCGGCACCTACCCGCTTGATGGAAAAGATATTTTTGTGATTGTTAACGACTACCTTACTCAACCGAAAGAAACTGAACCTTTTGAAGTTCATCAACAATATATTGATGTGCAGTTTGTTGTGAGTGGTGAAGAAGAGTTTGGCTATTTGCCCCTTGCCAATCAAACACCGTTGGCGCCTTACCATCAAGAGCATGACTTTACTGAGTTTGATTATGAATCAAATAAAGAAGACGCCGCTTTCATTCCCTTAAAAGCTGGCATGTTTGCCTTATTCTTTCCTGGTGATATGCATATGCCAGGCACTCTGGACACAGAAGTACCAGTAAGAAAAGTCGTCATTAAAGTTAAAATATAA
- a CDS encoding glycerophosphodiester phosphodiesterase family protein, translating into MHLHVLTSLLISLLLITGCNDDNDTNTDATDEQQVIAEPIVVSVGPRPSYLVGQMQDSDLKTQLAQCTNKTMYRHDFSIGHRGAAMQFPEHTKESYQAAIDSGAGIVECDVTFTQDKELVCRHSQCDLATTTNILAIPELAAKCSVPFSPADLVNGVMATAQCCTSDITLAEFKTLKGKMDGANPAATTVEAFMDGTANWRTDLYSYHGTLMTHAESIELFKTAGVQMTPELKSASVTMPFDGFSQQDYAQKMLDEYVAAGVSPALVYPQSFNLEDVKYWIANTPDFADQAVYLDDRYDLADFDPQNNMTWSPTMDELANDGVKIIAPPLWVLVTVDVDNQIVPSAYALAAKAAGLDIITWTLERSGVLSDGAGGWYYQSITDAIDNEGDAFELLDVLAKDVGVIGVFSDWPATVTYYANCMAL; encoded by the coding sequence ATGCACTTGCATGTGCTAACAAGTTTGTTGATAAGCCTGCTACTTATAACAGGTTGTAATGATGATAATGATACCAATACTGATGCTACAGACGAACAGCAAGTCATAGCGGAACCCATTGTCGTCAGCGTTGGCCCTAGGCCGTCATATCTAGTCGGACAAATGCAAGACAGCGATTTAAAAACACAGCTTGCTCAATGCACGAATAAAACCATGTATCGTCATGATTTTTCTATCGGTCATCGCGGTGCTGCGATGCAATTTCCTGAACATACTAAAGAGTCATATCAAGCGGCAATTGATTCTGGCGCTGGTATCGTAGAATGCGATGTCACTTTTACCCAAGATAAAGAGTTAGTCTGTCGTCATTCGCAATGTGATTTAGCCACTACAACTAATATCTTAGCGATTCCAGAACTGGCAGCAAAATGCTCCGTTCCTTTCAGTCCTGCCGATCTGGTAAATGGTGTGATGGCAACAGCCCAATGTTGTACCAGTGATATTACCTTGGCGGAGTTTAAAACCTTAAAAGGGAAAATGGATGGTGCCAATCCAGCAGCAACAACAGTAGAAGCGTTTATGGATGGCACTGCGAATTGGCGAACAGACTTATACTCGTACCATGGCACATTAATGACTCATGCAGAAAGCATTGAGCTATTTAAAACAGCAGGCGTGCAGATGACTCCTGAACTTAAATCTGCAAGTGTAACCATGCCGTTTGATGGTTTTAGTCAGCAAGATTATGCTCAAAAAATGCTCGATGAGTACGTTGCCGCTGGAGTTAGCCCTGCATTAGTGTATCCGCAATCATTTAACCTTGAAGATGTGAAATATTGGATTGCGAATACGCCAGATTTTGCCGATCAAGCAGTATATCTTGATGATCGCTATGACCTTGCTGATTTTGACCCGCAAAATAACATGACTTGGTCACCAACAATGGACGAGCTTGCTAATGATGGAGTGAAAATCATTGCGCCGCCATTATGGGTACTCGTCACTGTCGATGTGGACAATCAAATTGTACCATCTGCATATGCATTAGCCGCTAAAGCTGCTGGATTAGATATCATCACTTGGACACTTGAGCGTTCAGGCGTGTTATCTGACGGTGCTGGTGGTTGGTATTATCAGTCAATCACGGATGCGATTGATAATGAAGGCGATGCATTTGAGCTGCTGGACGTGTTAGCCAAAGACGTTGGTGTGATTGGTGTGTTCTCTGATTGGCCTGCGACAGTGACTTACTATGCTAACTGCATGGCGCTGTAA
- a CDS encoding TetR/AcrR family transcriptional regulator produces MKCPSETLTQLRCDQILDVAELLIESQGIVSFKFSQIAKDVGCSTGTLYKLFERKEDVLVCLFLRSATSNYMPLFVQKNPELTAQERLLMPILFTFETIKRSRSFFTLRSVSVNAMIWKLASDEKVKLFKQRINSFWQWMADAVQLAIDNGELVATPLQAKELVQGIAFYLTGSLTQFESKLISPEFLSDQSTTCYRHLSRLMAQYQWKTPLNHELFTCLETRTADFFEANFKKHLSCSSCKALSMSLNAKQSGCNGC; encoded by the coding sequence ATGAAATGTCCTTCAGAAACCTTGACTCAATTACGATGTGATCAAATTTTAGATGTCGCAGAATTATTGATCGAATCTCAAGGTATAGTGTCATTTAAGTTTTCACAAATTGCTAAGGACGTGGGCTGCTCAACAGGGACACTGTATAAGTTATTTGAGCGCAAAGAAGATGTATTAGTGTGCTTGTTTTTGCGCAGTGCAACATCCAATTATATGCCATTATTTGTACAGAAGAACCCAGAACTGACGGCGCAAGAAAGATTGCTCATGCCGATATTATTTACCTTCGAGACCATTAAAAGAAGCCGCAGCTTTTTTACCTTACGCTCTGTGTCGGTTAATGCGATGATTTGGAAACTGGCCAGTGATGAAAAGGTTAAATTGTTTAAACAACGGATTAATTCATTTTGGCAATGGATGGCTGATGCGGTTCAACTGGCGATTGATAATGGCGAGTTAGTTGCTACTCCTTTGCAAGCCAAAGAGTTGGTTCAAGGCATTGCATTTTATTTGACGGGGTCATTGACACAATTTGAAAGTAAACTGATTTCACCTGAGTTTCTGTCCGATCAATCCACAACTTGTTATCGGCATTTATCGAGATTAATGGCGCAATATCAATGGAAAACGCCACTGAATCATGAGCTATTTACTTGTCTTGAAACTCGCACGGCAGATTTTTTTGAAGCAAATTTTAAAAAGCATCTTAGTTGCAGTTCATGTAAAGCATTATCGATGTCATTGAATGCAAAACAAAGTGGCTGTAACGGCTGTTAA
- a CDS encoding GRAM domain-containing protein → MSTLDFGNETIIKSTFATVQSGAFSGDGQLSLTATRLCFEASNKIFEMGPYEIDLADIHKVEKCWGTGGGVLPVTADAIKIELNNDKHYKFMVADSEAWINLLLPK, encoded by the coding sequence ATGAGCACGCTAGATTTTGGTAATGAAACTATTATTAAATCCACCTTTGCGACAGTGCAAAGTGGTGCTTTTAGCGGTGATGGTCAGCTATCACTGACAGCAACACGTTTGTGTTTCGAAGCGTCGAATAAGATTTTTGAAATGGGCCCTTACGAAATCGACTTAGCCGACATTCATAAAGTTGAAAAGTGCTGGGGCACTGGTGGCGGTGTATTACCCGTGACTGCTGATGCCATTAAAATAGAGCTTAACAATGATAAACATTACAAATTCATGGTGGCAGACTCAGAAGCCTGGATAAACTTGTTATTGCCTAAGTAG
- a CDS encoding alpha/beta hydrolase: MTALRLLAGKTAYQQIEQNGLSASMFSQLFAASGGPKWIGVAGLDKYLFGEFFANRQAPLYTMGASSGAWRLACLAQQDPLAAYARLEDHYIGQRYDHVPSRQEVTEQVERIIGGILGKHGALDIVNNRMIQSHFVVCKAKHLNASRSKGKLALGLAATALSNAVSRRSLGWHFERVVFSHQQVKSPFSQLSDLPTEHAQLTRNNINQVLLATGSIPMLLAPVNKINGVSDGAYYDGGITDYHFDMPTNEPEGLSLYPHFYPHMSPGWFDKSLKWRRARQHYHNALVLTPSQEFISSLPYSKIPDREDFKQLSSDSRIAYWREALKRSEQLGEIFASIVDKQSIMDVIEPL; this comes from the coding sequence GTGACTGCATTACGATTACTCGCCGGTAAAACAGCTTACCAACAAATTGAACAAAATGGTTTGTCTGCATCTATGTTTAGCCAGCTATTTGCTGCATCAGGTGGCCCCAAATGGATTGGGGTTGCTGGGCTTGATAAATATTTATTTGGTGAGTTTTTTGCTAATAGACAAGCGCCACTTTATACCATGGGAGCTTCCTCTGGGGCTTGGCGGCTGGCTTGTTTAGCACAGCAAGATCCATTAGCAGCCTATGCACGCCTCGAAGATCATTACATTGGTCAGCGATATGATCATGTTCCTAGCCGACAAGAAGTGACCGAGCAAGTTGAACGAATTATTGGTGGTATTTTAGGTAAACACGGTGCCCTTGATATTGTTAATAATAGAATGATTCAAAGTCACTTTGTGGTGTGTAAAGCCAAGCACTTAAATGCCAGTCGTTCAAAGGGGAAGTTAGCATTAGGTTTGGCGGCGACAGCGCTAAGTAATGCAGTGAGCCGTCGCAGTTTAGGTTGGCATTTTGAACGGGTGGTTTTCAGCCATCAGCAGGTAAAATCGCCTTTTTCTCAGTTGTCAGATCTCCCTACCGAGCATGCGCAGCTGACACGCAATAATATTAATCAAGTACTGTTAGCAACAGGCTCTATACCTATGCTATTAGCACCAGTGAATAAAATTAATGGTGTGTCAGATGGAGCATATTATGATGGTGGCATTACCGACTATCATTTTGATATGCCAACCAATGAGCCGGAAGGATTAAGTTTATACCCACATTTTTATCCTCATATGAGTCCTGGGTGGTTTGATAAATCCCTTAAATGGCGAAGAGCACGTCAGCATTATCACAATGCGTTGGTATTAACGCCTTCTCAGGAGTTTATCTCGTCGCTACCTTATTCAAAGATCCCAGACCGTGAAGATTTTAAGCAGCTAAGCAGTGATAGTCGAATTGCCTATTGGCGTGAAGCATTGAAACGCAGTGAACAGCTAGGAGAGATCTTTGCCTCAATTGTAGATAAGCAATCAATAATGGATGTGATTGAGCCACTTTAG
- a CDS encoding aminotransferase class V-fold PLP-dependent enzyme, whose product MKNHSPLSQIYLDANATTPVLPQAAEAALNSMRVLFGNPSSSHITGLKAKDVMETTRNNAKKVIGADDGKVIFTSGATEGIQTAIISALVEAKKRLNIDKQDEPSKKYSLLYGATEHKAVPESLKHWNEILGINAELKAIPVDRLGHLDCQFIAAEAPNALMICTMAVNNETGVYQDLGKLEQIIRTANNDIFWMVDCVQALGKTPLKLAQTTIDYAPFSGHKLYAPKGIGFVYIRQSAPFTSIIAGGGQESGLRSGTENLPGMAAINVIFEMLLNQQHSEFANINTLRGYQTQLMDTLKSAFPDVVFNHSIENSVPTTINFAIAGFSSKEIMDLFDAANIRVSSGSACSSKVTRSFVLDAMGLPAWQSESAIRMSFGPAMTQEQVNAACSRIQSAAKALTHSCMILDTGEIDEKQPVNGLVQLRSGSNCTWVYADQQSKQAFIIDPLPELNDRLDTLLQCQQLELVAIIDTHGHADHQSGRTFLADKHLPTQQTNLLGWPQDCETHSSPNSPKHSPKHSPKDTNSVDDVQLQYIKIGQQWLVNVPTPGHTADSMSLLLCQPFTDINQIKHQCQFAFCGDTILMGSLGRTNFASSSASDMFSSLKRLHRLIGSNNLICASHDYNNEFTTHLSAECGRNPLLRNTLNGQLHVTEFERLKAELDSNLCDQNGSEIMCGALTDDQLNGQSIIEYNHQSLNAALQQENVTLIDIREPHEYALQHTDDSNENVPLTRLVQFIQQQQDQKQHKWVLVCRSGSRSFIAAQAMKRLGFDNVAHLKGGYALSS is encoded by the coding sequence ATGAAAAATCATTCGCCGCTAAGCCAGATCTACCTTGATGCCAATGCAACTACCCCTGTATTACCCCAAGCTGCTGAAGCCGCTTTAAATAGCATGAGAGTGTTATTTGGTAATCCAAGCAGTAGCCATATCACTGGCTTAAAAGCCAAAGATGTCATGGAAACAACGCGCAACAACGCTAAAAAAGTTATCGGTGCAGACGACGGCAAGGTCATCTTTACTAGTGGTGCAACAGAAGGGATTCAAACAGCAATTATTTCAGCGTTAGTTGAAGCCAAAAAACGACTCAATATTGATAAGCAGGATGAGCCAAGCAAAAAGTACAGTTTATTGTATGGCGCAACCGAGCATAAAGCCGTGCCAGAATCCTTAAAACACTGGAATGAAATATTAGGTATTAATGCAGAATTAAAAGCCATTCCAGTTGATCGTTTAGGTCATTTGGACTGCCAATTTATTGCAGCTGAAGCGCCCAATGCACTCATGATATGCACGATGGCAGTCAATAATGAAACCGGAGTCTATCAGGACTTAGGCAAACTTGAGCAGATCATACGCACTGCAAATAACGATATTTTCTGGATGGTGGATTGCGTACAAGCCTTAGGTAAGACCCCATTAAAGCTTGCCCAAACGACAATCGATTACGCCCCATTTAGTGGTCATAAACTCTATGCACCTAAAGGCATTGGTTTTGTTTATATTCGTCAATCGGCGCCCTTTACATCGATTATTGCCGGAGGTGGCCAAGAAAGCGGCCTTCGCTCAGGTACCGAGAACCTACCAGGAATGGCTGCTATTAATGTCATCTTTGAGATGCTATTGAATCAGCAGCACAGTGAATTTGCCAATATCAATACATTAAGAGGGTACCAAACACAATTAATGGATACGCTTAAAAGCGCCTTCCCTGACGTTGTATTTAATCACAGTATTGAAAACAGTGTCCCAACCACAATTAATTTTGCTATTGCTGGGTTTAGCAGCAAAGAGATCATGGACTTATTTGACGCCGCCAATATCCGCGTAAGCTCTGGCTCAGCTTGCTCATCTAAAGTCACTCGCAGCTTTGTCCTTGATGCTATGGGGTTACCAGCTTGGCAAAGTGAGTCGGCTATTCGAATGTCATTTGGCCCTGCAATGACACAAGAGCAAGTGAATGCAGCTTGCTCACGTATCCAATCAGCAGCAAAAGCACTCACCCACAGCTGCATGATATTAGACACTGGTGAGATTGATGAAAAGCAGCCAGTTAACGGCTTAGTTCAGCTTCGTTCAGGCTCAAATTGCACTTGGGTTTATGCCGATCAGCAGAGTAAACAAGCCTTTATCATCGATCCTCTGCCAGAGCTTAACGATCGTTTAGATACCCTATTACAATGCCAACAGTTAGAATTGGTCGCCATCATCGACACCCACGGTCACGCAGACCACCAATCAGGGCGTACTTTTCTTGCTGACAAACACTTACCCACTCAGCAAACAAACCTGCTAGGCTGGCCGCAAGATTGCGAGACACATAGCTCCCCAAATAGTCCAAAACATAGCCCCAAACATAGCCCAAAAGACACGAATTCAGTTGATGATGTCCAATTACAATACATAAAAATTGGTCAGCAATGGCTGGTAAACGTGCCAACGCCAGGCCATACCGCTGACAGTATGTCATTACTACTGTGTCAGCCATTTACCGACATCAATCAGATAAAGCACCAATGCCAGTTTGCATTTTGCGGCGACACGATTTTAATGGGCAGTTTAGGGCGAACTAACTTTGCCTCGAGCAGTGCAAGCGACATGTTTTCAAGCTTAAAACGACTACACAGATTGATTGGCAGTAACAACTTAATTTGCGCCAGTCATGACTACAACAATGAATTCACCACTCACCTATCTGCAGAATGTGGGCGTAACCCACTATTAAGAAACACTTTAAATGGCCAGTTACATGTCACCGAGTTTGAGCGCCTTAAAGCCGAATTAGATAGCAACTTATGCGATCAAAACGGCAGCGAAATCATGTGCGGAGCACTAACTGACGATCAATTAAATGGGCAATCAATTATTGAATACAACCATCAGAGCTTGAACGCTGCATTACAGCAAGAAAATGTCACCTTAATCGATATTCGTGAACCCCATGAATATGCTCTGCAACATACTGACGACTCTAACGAAAACGTCCCGCTCACTCGCTTAGTGCAATTTATTCAACAGCAGCAAGATCAAAAACAACATAAATGGGTATTGGTATGCCGCAGTGGCAGCCGCTCATTTATCGCGGCACAGGCAATGAAACGCTTAGGATTTGATAATGTCGCTCATTTAAAAGGGGGTTATGCATTAAGCAGTTGA
- a CDS encoding aldo/keto reductase produces MITNEPNPLYVAAPERYSKMTYSACGRSGIRLPQLSLGLWQNFGANDSQSNARHMLNTAFDHGITHFDLANNYGPHYGAAESCFGSIYQQDFKHYRDELLISSKAGYDMWPGPYGVGGSRKYLISSCDQSLKRTGLDYFDIFYHHCMDPDTPLEETMQALDYIVRSGRALYVGISNYQPQQTQQAIEILRQLGTPLLIHQPRYNLFDRWIENGLTDVLKNEGVGSIVFSLLAQGVLTNKYLNGIPKNSRAALEHQVYLADKDLTPAKLSKVSALNTLAENRQQSLAQMAIAWTLHNEAVTSCLIGASRPTQIVDSVNALNNLHFTPQEITTINHILKE; encoded by the coding sequence ATGATTACTAACGAACCTAACCCACTCTACGTTGCTGCGCCAGAGCGCTATAGCAAGATGACATACTCAGCTTGTGGTCGTAGCGGTATCCGCTTGCCACAATTGTCGTTAGGGTTATGGCAAAACTTCGGCGCTAATGACTCACAAAGTAACGCCCGTCATATGCTTAATACTGCATTTGATCATGGTATAACTCACTTTGATCTTGCCAATAACTATGGCCCTCATTATGGTGCTGCCGAGTCATGTTTTGGCAGCATTTACCAACAAGATTTTAAGCATTATCGTGATGAATTATTAATATCGAGTAAAGCAGGATATGACATGTGGCCTGGGCCATATGGTGTAGGAGGATCTCGTAAGTATTTAATTTCCAGCTGTGATCAAAGCCTTAAACGCACAGGGTTAGATTACTTTGACATTTTTTATCACCACTGTATGGATCCTGACACCCCCTTAGAAGAAACCATGCAAGCGCTTGACTATATCGTCCGTTCAGGGCGTGCTTTGTATGTGGGAATATCTAACTACCAACCCCAACAAACTCAACAAGCAATTGAGATATTAAGGCAACTTGGCACGCCATTATTAATTCACCAGCCTCGATATAACCTGTTTGATCGTTGGATTGAAAATGGTCTGACTGACGTACTTAAAAATGAAGGTGTCGGTTCAATCGTATTCTCACTATTAGCTCAGGGCGTATTAACCAATAAGTATTTAAATGGGATCCCTAAGAACTCAAGAGCAGCACTTGAGCATCAAGTTTACTTAGCAGATAAAGACCTTACACCGGCTAAATTATCCAAAGTATCGGCATTAAATACATTGGCAGAAAATCGTCAGCAATCGTTAGCACAAATGGCCATAGCTTGGACCTTACATAATGAAGCGGTAACAAGCTGTCTTATTGGTGCGAGTCGTCCAACGCAAATTGTTGACTCGGTAAATGCACTCAACAACCTCCATTTTACCCCACAAGAAATCACCACCATCAACCACATCCTAAAGGAATAG
- a CDS encoding DUF4156 domain-containing protein encodes MKYIPSFSYTKSLLLVMIIGLTGCITTPNPQTEAIAILWSEQGDMDVCELKGTLVGSQGHWYDYLFISNKDLTQGALNQLRNEAITLGANTVYLYKPKAFATSVTFVANAYDCPN; translated from the coding sequence ATGAAATATATCCCGTCGTTTAGCTATACAAAATCGCTATTACTGGTAATGATTATCGGACTAACAGGCTGTATAACGACCCCAAACCCTCAAACTGAAGCTATTGCGATTTTATGGTCTGAACAAGGGGATATGGACGTTTGCGAATTAAAAGGAACCTTAGTGGGATCCCAAGGCCATTGGTACGATTACTTATTTATTTCAAATAAAGATCTCACCCAAGGTGCGCTTAATCAGTTACGAAATGAAGCCATCACACTCGGTGCGAATACTGTTTATCTATATAAGCCAAAAGCATTTGCCACATCAGTGACTTTTGTAGCAAATGCTTATGACTGTCCTAATTAG